Proteins co-encoded in one Kribbella qitaiheensis genomic window:
- a CDS encoding carbohydrate ABC transporter permease — translation MTIISVGLLRKRRRERLRNLAFLSPWLIGVSVFFLYPLLSTVYFSFMKYDGFTPPTWVGLKNWTYVFSDYPFFWPALRNTLWLVIVMVSLRVLFGLGIGLLITKVKTGAGFFRTAFYLPYLAPPVAATMAFAFLLNPGTGPVNNILGSLGLPQPGWFNDPHWSKPALTLLALWGIGDLMVIFMASLLDVPMDQYEAASLDGAGWWQRFRFVTMPNIQPIVLFAVITGVIQTMQYYTQPLVAGKVASGVIGGSGQQFEPGYPEKSTLTLPQLVYHLGFQRFDTGGACVIALVLFALAMVFTAFLMRRGSGFLATDD, via the coding sequence ATGACGATCATCTCGGTAGGACTATTACGCAAGCGCCGCCGCGAACGGCTGCGCAACCTCGCTTTCCTGTCCCCGTGGCTGATCGGGGTCAGCGTCTTCTTCCTCTACCCGCTGCTCTCGACGGTCTACTTCAGCTTCATGAAGTACGACGGGTTCACACCGCCGACCTGGGTCGGGCTGAAGAACTGGACCTACGTCTTCAGCGACTACCCGTTCTTCTGGCCCGCGCTCCGCAACACCCTGTGGCTCGTCATCGTGATGGTGTCGCTGCGGGTGCTGTTCGGCCTCGGCATCGGCCTGCTGATCACCAAGGTGAAGACCGGCGCCGGATTCTTCCGGACCGCCTTCTACCTGCCGTACCTGGCGCCGCCGGTGGCCGCGACGATGGCGTTCGCGTTCCTGCTCAACCCGGGCACCGGGCCGGTGAACAACATCCTCGGCTCGCTCGGGCTGCCGCAGCCGGGCTGGTTCAACGATCCGCACTGGTCCAAGCCGGCGCTGACTCTCCTTGCCCTGTGGGGAATCGGCGACCTGATGGTGATCTTCATGGCCTCGCTGCTCGATGTGCCGATGGACCAGTACGAGGCGGCCTCGCTCGACGGCGCGGGCTGGTGGCAGCGGTTCCGGTTCGTCACGATGCCGAACATCCAGCCGATCGTGTTGTTCGCGGTCATCACCGGCGTGATCCAGACCATGCAGTACTACACGCAACCACTCGTCGCGGGAAAAGTCGCGAGCGGTGTCATCGGTGGCTCGGGGCAGCAGTTCGAGCCGGGCTACCCGGAGAAGTCGACGCTGACCCTGCCGCAACTCGTGTACCACCTGGGTTTCCAGCGGTTCGACACCGGTGGTGCCTGCGTGATCGCGCTGGTGCTGTTCGCGCTGGCGATGGTGTTCACGGCGTTCTTGATGCGCCGCGGCAGTGGCTTCCTGGCCACGGACGACTAG
- a CDS encoding carbohydrate ABC transporter permease: protein MSNLLIDREPEVPVAPAPGLTAAGRAARRTRFLNWVAVHSLALAAALFFVLPFVFVFLTALMSDQQALTRDLWPDTWHWENLRTVWDTPGFLTWWKNTILYAGLGTVLTLVSSIPVAYALARFKFRGRNFAMLLVISTMMLPPQVVIVPMYLFWAKQLHLSGTLWPLIIPMAFTDAFSIFLLRQFLLTIPKEYVDAAKVDGCGDLKALLRIVLPMAKPAVAAVALFQFFSCWNDYFGPQIYASENPAAWTLSYGLESFKGAHHTNWNLTMAATLLVMAPVIILFFFAQKAFIEGVTLTGVKG from the coding sequence ATGAGCAACTTACTGATCGATCGCGAGCCGGAGGTTCCGGTGGCCCCGGCCCCCGGTCTGACAGCGGCGGGACGCGCGGCACGCCGTACGAGGTTCCTGAACTGGGTCGCGGTGCACTCGTTGGCGCTAGCGGCGGCGCTGTTCTTCGTGCTGCCGTTCGTGTTCGTCTTCCTGACCGCACTGATGAGCGACCAGCAGGCCCTGACCCGCGACCTGTGGCCGGACACCTGGCACTGGGAGAACCTGCGCACGGTGTGGGACACCCCGGGCTTCCTGACCTGGTGGAAGAACACCATCCTGTACGCCGGGCTGGGTACCGTGCTGACGCTGGTCTCGAGTATCCCGGTCGCCTACGCGCTGGCCCGGTTCAAGTTCCGCGGCCGCAACTTCGCGATGCTGCTGGTGATCTCCACGATGATGCTGCCGCCCCAGGTCGTGATCGTGCCGATGTACCTGTTCTGGGCCAAGCAGTTGCACCTGTCCGGAACGTTGTGGCCGCTGATCATCCCGATGGCGTTCACGGACGCGTTCTCGATCTTCCTGCTACGCCAGTTCCTGCTGACCATCCCGAAGGAGTACGTCGACGCGGCCAAGGTGGACGGCTGCGGCGACCTCAAGGCGCTGCTCCGGATCGTGCTGCCGATGGCCAAACCAGCCGTCGCGGCGGTCGCGCTGTTCCAGTTCTTCTCTTGTTGGAACGACTACTTCGGACCGCAGATCTACGCCAGCGAGAATCCGGCCGCCTGGACACTCAGCTACGGCCTGGAAAGCTTCAAGGGCGCCCACCACACCAACTGGAACCTCACCATGGCAGCGACCCTGCTGGTGATGGCGCCGGTGATCATCCTGTTCTTCTTCGCCCAAAAGGCCTTCATCGAAGGCGTCACACTCACAGGGGTCAAAGGTTGA
- a CDS encoding ABC transporter substrate-binding protein: MPRVHRAVIAAAAIALLGTACTGTSAAPKASDDATQETTITFWHGWSAPSEVAAIDANIKAFEAKFPNIKVKVVGNIADDKIKQALRAGGPNSPDVVSSFTTDNVGTFCASHVFADLKPFLDKSGVDLDKTFPKPLQDYTQFHGTRCTLPLLNDAYGLYYNKDAFKAAGIANPPKTMSEFDAAAKKLTKVKGDGFSQLGFMPNFHGFESTTTHFAAQWNPTYFTGEGKSNLAADPAFASMLKWQGNLVKELGGFAKLEKYRAAFGDEFGAKNPFHTGQVAMAIDGEWRLGMAKEAGVKFTIGVAPFPVPDDQADSYGKGYLSGTIVGIANTSQKQNAAWELVKFMTTDTDAVVSFANAIHNVPSTLDALKSPKLVADENFKTFLEIAQHEKSSTTPASSNGGAYQLTLQDFGYAFEAGKQTDLAAGLAKTDAQVDKDIAQAK; this comes from the coding sequence ATGCCCCGAGTTCACAGAGCCGTCATCGCCGCCGCGGCGATCGCGCTGCTCGGTACCGCCTGCACCGGTACGTCGGCCGCGCCGAAGGCCAGCGACGACGCCACCCAAGAGACCACGATCACCTTCTGGCACGGCTGGAGCGCGCCGAGCGAGGTGGCCGCCATCGATGCCAACATCAAGGCGTTCGAGGCGAAGTTCCCCAACATCAAGGTGAAGGTGGTCGGCAACATCGCCGACGACAAGATCAAGCAGGCGCTGCGCGCGGGCGGCCCGAACTCGCCCGACGTGGTGTCGTCGTTCACCACCGACAACGTCGGCACGTTCTGTGCGTCGCACGTGTTCGCGGACCTGAAGCCCTTCTTGGACAAGTCCGGTGTGGATCTGGACAAGACCTTCCCGAAGCCGCTGCAGGACTACACGCAGTTCCACGGCACCCGCTGCACGCTGCCGCTGCTGAACGACGCGTACGGCCTGTACTACAACAAGGACGCGTTCAAGGCGGCCGGGATCGCGAACCCGCCGAAGACGATGTCCGAGTTCGACGCGGCCGCGAAGAAGCTGACCAAGGTCAAGGGTGACGGCTTCTCCCAGCTCGGCTTCATGCCGAACTTCCACGGCTTCGAGTCCACCACCACGCACTTCGCGGCGCAGTGGAACCCGACCTACTTCACCGGTGAGGGCAAGTCGAACCTGGCCGCCGACCCGGCCTTCGCCAGCATGCTGAAGTGGCAGGGCAACCTGGTCAAGGAGCTCGGCGGCTTCGCCAAGCTGGAGAAGTACCGGGCCGCCTTCGGTGACGAGTTCGGTGCCAAGAACCCGTTCCACACCGGCCAGGTCGCGATGGCGATCGACGGTGAGTGGCGGCTCGGGATGGCCAAGGAGGCCGGGGTCAAGTTCACCATCGGCGTCGCGCCGTTCCCGGTCCCGGACGACCAGGCCGACAGCTACGGCAAGGGCTACCTGTCCGGCACCATCGTCGGCATCGCGAACACCAGCCAGAAGCAGAACGCGGCCTGGGAGCTGGTCAAGTTCATGACCACCGACACCGATGCCGTGGTCAGCTTCGCCAACGCGATCCACAACGTGCCGTCCACGCTGGACGCGCTGAAGTCGCCCAAACTGGTGGCGGACGAGAACTTCAAGACGTTCCTCGAGATCGCCCAGCACGAGAAGAGCAGCACCACGCCGGCCAGCTCGAACGGCGGCGCCTACCAGCTCACCCTGCAGGACTTCGGCTACGCCTTCGAGGCCGGTAAGCAGACAGACCTCGCGGCCGGCCTGGCGAAGACCGACGCGCAGGTCGACAAGGACATCGCGCAGGCGAAGTGA